From one Lolium rigidum isolate FL_2022 chromosome 4, APGP_CSIRO_Lrig_0.1, whole genome shotgun sequence genomic stretch:
- the LOC124705692 gene encoding protein RRP6-like 2 isoform X1 — protein MDGSKAPSEGAAAEDGSQGARGDKSKLPAAQDGGSSSGAGSSRVPAAYGAYDKSPGAKPRVTFHDPTIPRPQDQYKIMVNNHSVPFDHVWLDQSEDGRPIHPLRSLRQASSPQCPRRC, from the exons ATGGACGGGTCCAAGGCCCCGAGCGAGGGGGCCGCGGCGGAGGACGGGTCCCAGGGCGCTCGCGGGGACAAGAGCAAGTTGCCCGCTGCCCAAGACGGCGGCTCCAGTTCCGGCGCCGGGTCCTCGAGGGTGCCCGCCGCCTACGGCGCCTACGACAAGTCGCCGGGGGCCAAGCCCAGGGTCACCTTCCACGATCCCACCATCCCGCGCCCGCAGGATCAGTACAAGATCATGGTCAACAACCACAGCGTGCCCTTCGATCATGTATGGCTAGACCAGAGCGAGGACGGCAGGCCTATCCACCCCTTG CGGAGCCTGCGCCAGGCCTCCTCGCCCCAGTGCCCTCGTCGCTGCTAG
- the LOC124705692 gene encoding protein RRP6-like 2 isoform X2 encodes MDGSKAPSEGAAAEDGSQGARGDKSKLPAAQDGGSSSGAGSSRVPAAYGAYDKSPGAKPRVTFHDPTIPRPQDQYKIMVNNHSVPFDHVWLDQSEDGRPIHPLVSSLY; translated from the exons ATGGACGGGTCCAAGGCCCCGAGCGAGGGGGCCGCGGCGGAGGACGGGTCCCAGGGCGCTCGCGGGGACAAGAGCAAGTTGCCCGCTGCCCAAGACGGCGGCTCCAGTTCCGGCGCCGGGTCCTCGAGGGTGCCCGCCGCCTACGGCGCCTACGACAAGTCGCCGGGGGCCAAGCCCAGGGTCACCTTCCACGATCCCACCATCCCGCGCCCGCAGGATCAGTACAAGATCATGGTCAACAACCACAGCGTGCCCTTCGATCATGTATGGCTAGACCAGAGCGAGGACGGCAGGCCTATCCACCCCTTG GTGAGTTCACTTTATTAG
- the LOC124705792 gene encoding uncharacterized protein LOC124705792, giving the protein MTMKWEQRLDYVLVPLGLAVMVGYHLWLLLRIRRRPATTVIGINAINRRIWVRHIMEDPSGKHAVLAVQTMRNSIMASSVLATVAITLSSLVAALMASGAAHGLLSGTADALNNSDNNNKNIVVGAAGVAALSAKFLAILVCFLVAFLLSVQSIRYYSHTGILVNVPIQSHRLRHPGLAVDYVTSTLNRGSYFWSLGVRAFYFSCPMFLWLFGPIPMFVACVAMVCSLYFLDVYKEWDRTEKGEPIIADLGHEDEEEATTTVATSV; this is encoded by the coding sequence ATGACCATGAAGTGGGAGCAGCGGCTGGACTACGTGCTGGTGCCGCTGGGCCTGGCGGTGATGGTAGGCTACCACCTGTGGCTCCTCCTCCGCATCCGGCGCCGCCCCGCCACTACCGTCATCGGCATCAACGCCATCAACCGCCGCATCTGGGTGCGCCATATCATGGAGGACCCCTCTGGTAAGCACGCCGTGCTGGCTGTGCAGACCATGCGGAACTCCATCATGGCCTCTTCCGTGCTTGCCACCGTCGCCATCACCCTCAGCTCCCTCGTCGCCGCACTCATGGCCAGCGGCGCCGCCCACGGCCTCCTCTCCGGAACCGCCGACGCCCTCAACAATAgcgacaacaacaacaagaacatcgTGGTGGGCGCGGCGGGGGTGGCGGCGCTGTCGGCCAAGTTCCTCGCCATTCTCGTCTGCTTCCTGGTGGCGTTCCTCCTCAGCGTGCAGTCCATCCGGTACTACAGCCACACGGGCATCCTCGTCAACGTGCCGATCCAGTCGCACCGCCTTCGCCACCCAGGCCTCGCCGTTGACTATGTCACCTCGACGCTCAACCGCGGCAGCTACTTCTGGTCCCTCGGCGTCAGGGCCTTCTACTTCTCCTGCCCGATGTTCCTGTGGCTCTTCGGGCCCATCCCCATGTTCGTCGCCTGCGTCGCCATGGTCTGCTCGCTTTACTTCCTCGACGTCTACAAGGAGTGGGACAGGACGGAGAAGGGCGAGCCCATCATCGCTGACCTCGGCCACGAGGACGAGGAAGAAGCGACGACGACCGTCGCCACTTCTGTCTAG